The following are encoded together in the Nocardioides thalensis genome:
- the hsaC gene encoding iron-dependent extradiol dioxygenase HsaC, with protein MTIDIKSMGYVRVASTDLDAWRTFAGKVLGLAEGRGPNPDHQYWRIDEVSARLVVFPADVDQMACVGWEVADHAALQEAREHLQKAGVDFEEGTREELDERRVQELVRFSDPWDNVFELFHGITYESRPVVTPYAARFVTADQGMGHVVLPVLDDVEALRFYTEVLGFRLRDSMSMPGEFVGKEPGSKVWLRFLGVNPRHHSLAFLPMPNPSKCVHIMLEVDELDHVGRALERVRKHKAPLSATLGRHMNDEMISFYVKSPGGFDVEFGTEGLRVDDSRWVARESTAVSYWGHDFGGGQGG; from the coding sequence GGCGCACGTTCGCCGGCAAGGTCCTCGGCCTGGCCGAGGGCAGGGGCCCCAACCCCGACCACCAGTACTGGCGGATCGACGAGGTCTCCGCGCGACTCGTGGTGTTCCCCGCCGACGTCGACCAGATGGCGTGCGTCGGTTGGGAGGTCGCCGACCACGCCGCTCTCCAGGAGGCGCGCGAGCACCTCCAGAAGGCGGGCGTCGACTTCGAGGAGGGCACCCGCGAGGAGCTCGACGAGCGCCGGGTCCAGGAGCTGGTCCGGTTCTCCGACCCCTGGGACAACGTCTTCGAGCTGTTCCACGGCATCACCTACGAGTCACGGCCCGTCGTCACGCCGTACGCCGCCCGCTTCGTCACCGCGGACCAGGGGATGGGCCACGTGGTGCTGCCCGTGCTCGACGACGTCGAGGCGCTGCGGTTCTACACCGAGGTGCTCGGATTCCGCCTGCGCGACTCGATGAGCATGCCCGGGGAGTTCGTCGGCAAGGAGCCCGGCTCGAAGGTCTGGCTGCGCTTCCTCGGCGTGAACCCGCGGCACCACTCGCTGGCGTTCCTGCCGATGCCCAACCCGAGCAAGTGCGTCCACATCATGCTCGAGGTCGACGAGCTCGACCACGTCGGCCGCGCCCTCGAACGGGTCCGCAAGCACAAGGCGCCACTGTCCGCGACGCTGGGCCGGCACATGAACGACGAGATGATCTCGTTCTACGTGAAGTCGCCCGGTGGCTTCGACGTCGAGTTCGGCACCGAGGGCCTGCGCGTCGACGACAGCAGGTGGGTCGCGCGGGAGTCCACCGCCGTGTCCTACTGGGGCCACGACTTCGGCGGCGGTCAGGGCGGCTAG
- a CDS encoding flavin reductase family protein, with the protein MADSDIPEGMSPDARDTWPHPALIGDYLGDADVDFEFRPGEDVPVHDDPEAQAAARRFRDVLGTFASGITVITTISGDAPVGMTCQSFSSVSLEPPLVMFVPAKTSRAWPLIQRSGRFAVNVLAADQEHVSAQMATKGVDKFAGIDWHPAVATGSPVIDGTLAHLDCTIQSVHEAGDHYVVIGRVQHLETAPGDAKEPLLYFRGRYRTTDG; encoded by the coding sequence GTGGCTGACTCCGACATCCCCGAGGGCATGAGCCCCGACGCGCGCGACACCTGGCCCCATCCCGCGCTCATCGGCGACTACCTCGGCGACGCCGACGTCGACTTCGAGTTCCGCCCCGGCGAGGACGTACCGGTCCACGACGACCCGGAGGCGCAGGCGGCGGCGCGGCGGTTCCGCGACGTGCTCGGCACCTTCGCGTCCGGGATCACGGTCATCACCACGATCAGCGGCGACGCCCCGGTCGGCATGACCTGCCAGTCGTTCTCGAGCGTCTCGCTCGAGCCGCCCCTGGTGATGTTCGTGCCCGCGAAGACGTCGCGGGCCTGGCCCCTGATCCAGCGGTCCGGGCGGTTCGCGGTCAACGTGCTCGCGGCGGACCAGGAGCACGTGTCGGCCCAGATGGCGACCAAGGGGGTCGACAAGTTCGCCGGCATCGACTGGCACCCGGCCGTCGCGACCGGGTCGCCGGTCATCGACGGCACCCTCGCCCACCTCGACTGCACCATCCAGTCGGTCCACGAGGCGGGCGACCACTACGTCGTCATCGGTCGTGTCCAGCACCTGGAGACGGCGCCCGGCGACGCGAAGGAGCCCCTGCTCTACTTCCGCGGTCGCTACCGCACCACGGACGGCTGA
- a CDS encoding trypsin-like serine peptidase, giving the protein MTPVRRLGVVLVTGLALVAGTGSIPANGGATAPATTALVAESADDDVSSYAGAVGPQTSKRAVLDYWTPERMAAARPIEEVLGLLPEVDASVEPAGAVPAARGRVPVPKTAGKLFFTTNQGGAVCSAATVKSRRGNQVITAGHCVNSGPGGQGWFDNFLFVPKYHKRRAPYGKWAYSRVWAFNGWINDGKFRYDQAVIQFQKRNGRKLARVTGANRVKLGANQRQRGVRIWGWPAEGPRYNGQVAKRCDGPTKRRGRTQDAIMRCPMTGGASGGPWLLKKGRKKNTGIIWAVTSRRTIGSRPKLLLAAPLPRATKRLIH; this is encoded by the coding sequence ATGACACCCGTACGCCGACTCGGCGTCGTACTGGTTACCGGCCTGGCGCTGGTCGCTGGTACTGGAAGCATCCCCGCCAACGGAGGCGCCACCGCGCCCGCCACCACCGCCCTCGTCGCGGAGTCCGCTGACGACGACGTCTCGTCGTACGCCGGCGCCGTCGGCCCGCAGACCAGCAAGCGAGCGGTCCTCGACTACTGGACCCCGGAGCGGATGGCCGCCGCGCGACCGATCGAGGAGGTGCTGGGTCTCCTTCCCGAGGTCGACGCCTCGGTCGAGCCGGCCGGGGCCGTGCCGGCCGCGCGTGGGCGTGTGCCCGTGCCGAAGACGGCGGGCAAGCTGTTCTTCACCACCAACCAGGGCGGCGCAGTCTGCTCGGCCGCGACGGTCAAGTCACGCCGCGGCAACCAGGTGATCACCGCCGGCCACTGCGTCAACAGCGGTCCGGGCGGCCAGGGCTGGTTCGACAACTTCCTCTTCGTGCCGAAGTACCACAAGCGTCGCGCGCCTTACGGCAAGTGGGCCTACAGCCGCGTCTGGGCTTTCAACGGCTGGATCAACGACGGCAAGTTCCGCTACGACCAGGCGGTCATCCAGTTCCAGAAGCGCAACGGTCGCAAGCTGGCCCGGGTGACCGGCGCCAACCGGGTCAAGCTCGGTGCGAACCAGCGGCAGCGCGGTGTGCGCATCTGGGGCTGGCCGGCCGAGGGCCCGCGCTACAACGGCCAGGTGGCCAAGCGCTGCGACGGCCCGACCAAGCGTCGCGGTCGCACGCAGGACGCGATCATGCGCTGCCCGATGACCGGTGGCGCCAGCGGTGGCCCCTGGCTGCTGAAGAAGGGCCGGAAGAAGAACACCGGCATCATCTGGGCCGTGACCTCGCGGCGCACGATCGGCAGCCGGCCCAAGCTGCTGCTCGCCGCCCCGCTGCCGCGGGCGACCAAGCGGCTCATCCACTGA
- a CDS encoding acyl-CoA dehydrogenase family protein, whose amino-acid sequence MEFALSEEQAELASIVRAVLAKQADPAAVRAAIAAPLGYDEALWATLCEQVGVAALAIPEEHDGAGATFFETAVVLEELGRSLAPSPLLATAVATAALRAGGTDDAKGRLLPRIAAGEVATVALEPDQPVLDADRAAIVLAVVGDDLVEVTDPGATWTESVDQTIRVGRLASTDGEVIGSGSAARAAIHLVSTVGTSALAVGLCDRALRMTVDYSKERVQFGRPIGSFQALKHRMAEMLVRLELARSATWAAAYAVSRGTEDAADLARAAASYALDAASDLAGECVQLHGGIAITWEHDAQLVFKRAHALAHMAGPPHVQRAAVRL is encoded by the coding sequence ATGGAGTTCGCCCTGAGCGAGGAGCAGGCCGAGCTCGCCTCGATCGTCCGCGCGGTCCTCGCCAAGCAGGCCGACCCGGCGGCGGTGCGTGCCGCGATCGCCGCTCCCCTGGGCTACGACGAGGCGCTCTGGGCCACGCTGTGCGAGCAGGTCGGGGTGGCTGCGCTCGCGATCCCCGAGGAGCACGACGGTGCCGGGGCGACGTTCTTCGAGACGGCTGTCGTCCTCGAGGAGCTGGGCCGGTCGCTCGCCCCGTCGCCGCTGCTGGCGACGGCCGTCGCGACGGCGGCCCTGCGGGCCGGCGGCACCGACGACGCCAAGGGCCGGCTGCTCCCTCGCATCGCGGCGGGCGAGGTGGCCACGGTCGCGCTCGAGCCCGACCAGCCGGTGCTGGACGCGGACCGGGCAGCGATCGTGCTGGCCGTCGTCGGCGACGACCTGGTCGAAGTGACGGACCCAGGCGCCACGTGGACGGAGTCGGTGGACCAGACGATCCGCGTCGGCCGACTCGCGTCGACCGACGGCGAGGTGATCGGCAGCGGATCCGCAGCGCGCGCCGCCATCCACCTCGTGTCGACGGTCGGCACCAGCGCCCTCGCGGTCGGCCTGTGCGACCGCGCGCTGCGGATGACCGTCGACTACAGCAAGGAGCGCGTCCAGTTCGGCCGGCCGATCGGATCCTTCCAGGCCCTGAAGCACCGGATGGCCGAGATGCTGGTGCGGCTCGAGCTCGCCCGGTCGGCGACCTGGGCCGCCGCCTACGCCGTCAGCCGCGGCACCGAGGACGCGGCCGACCTCGCGCGGGCCGCGGCGTCGTACGCCCTCGACGCGGCGAGCGACCTCGCCGGCGAGTGCGTCCAGCTCCACGGCGGCATCGCGATCACCTGGGAGCACGACGCCCAGCTGGTGTTCAAGCGCGCGCACGCGCTGGCACACATGGCCGGACCGCCGCACGTCCAGCGCGCGGCGGTCCGGTTGTAG
- a CDS encoding acyl-CoA dehydrogenase family protein yields the protein MKFVLDEEQVALRDALDGLVAGNRTAPDLWKRLDEMGINDLAVDASPVEVAVAFEVLGRYAVPDAVASTAGVPDDVELATVATAAYLLGAGERVLADSVAYAKQRRQFGREIGSYQAIKHRLADVRIALDFARPLVYGAALDMSPRSVSAAKVSAGDAAYLASRTGLQVHGAIGYTQELELSAWFTAIRELQSAYGTAAQHRRRILDSLLAERQG from the coding sequence ATGAAGTTCGTCCTCGACGAGGAGCAGGTCGCGCTCCGCGACGCGCTCGACGGGTTGGTCGCGGGCAACCGCACGGCACCGGACCTGTGGAAGCGCCTCGACGAGATGGGGATCAACGACCTCGCCGTCGACGCCTCCCCGGTCGAGGTCGCGGTCGCGTTCGAGGTGCTCGGCAGGTACGCCGTCCCGGATGCGGTCGCGTCGACGGCGGGTGTCCCCGACGACGTCGAGCTCGCCACCGTCGCCACCGCCGCCTACCTCCTGGGCGCCGGCGAGCGGGTGCTGGCCGACTCGGTCGCCTACGCGAAGCAGCGCCGCCAGTTCGGGCGCGAGATCGGCTCCTACCAGGCGATCAAGCACCGCCTGGCCGACGTACGGATCGCTCTCGACTTCGCCCGGCCGCTCGTCTACGGCGCGGCCCTGGACATGAGCCCGCGCAGCGTCTCGGCCGCCAAGGTCAGCGCCGGCGACGCGGCGTACCTCGCCTCCCGCACGGGCCTCCAGGTCCACGGCGCCATCGGCTACACCCAGGAGCTCGAGCTGAGCGCCTGGTTCACCGCGATCCGCGAGCTCCAGTCGGCCTACGGCACCGCGGCCCAGCACCGCCGGCGCATCCTCGACTCCCTCCTCGCGGAGAGGCAGGGCTGA
- a CDS encoding acyl-CoA dehydrogenase family protein has product MDLDLTDSERAFQQEAREWLAANVPAEPLPSLDTPEGFVLHQEWEARLAAARWSVVSWPEDYHGRGASLVEWVLFEEEYYRADAPLRVGQNGIFLLSPILFEHGTTEQQDRFLPSMATGEKVWAQCWSEPEAGSDLASLKSTARRDDERGGWVLNGQKTWSSRAALAHWGFGLFRSDPEAERHRGLTYFLFPLDADGVTVRPIAQLDGEAGFAEVFFDDVFVPDSDVLGAPGDGWRVAMSTAGNERGLSLRSPGRFTAAADRLLDLYATTADGPDREASTTGVVDAWIRAEAYRLYTWGTVSTLVDGGDIGPAGSVNKVWWSELDVALHETALALLGEAATEESRWLDGYLFSLSGPIYAGTNEIQRNIVAERILGLPREPKGAGR; this is encoded by the coding sequence GTGGATCTTGACCTGACCGATTCCGAGCGCGCCTTCCAGCAGGAGGCGCGGGAGTGGCTGGCCGCCAACGTGCCGGCAGAGCCGCTGCCCTCGCTCGACACCCCGGAGGGCTTCGTGCTCCACCAGGAGTGGGAGGCGAGGCTGGCCGCGGCGCGCTGGTCGGTCGTGTCGTGGCCCGAGGACTACCACGGCCGCGGCGCGTCACTGGTCGAGTGGGTGCTGTTCGAGGAGGAGTACTACCGCGCCGACGCTCCGCTGCGGGTCGGCCAGAACGGGATCTTCCTGCTCTCCCCGATCCTGTTCGAGCACGGCACCACGGAGCAGCAGGACCGCTTCCTCCCGTCGATGGCGACCGGGGAGAAGGTGTGGGCGCAGTGCTGGTCGGAGCCCGAGGCCGGCTCCGACCTGGCGTCCCTGAAGTCGACAGCGCGTCGCGACGACGAGCGCGGCGGCTGGGTCCTGAACGGTCAGAAGACGTGGTCGTCGCGCGCCGCGCTCGCGCACTGGGGCTTCGGCCTGTTCCGCTCCGACCCGGAGGCGGAGCGGCACCGCGGTCTGACCTACTTCCTCTTCCCGCTCGACGCCGACGGCGTCACGGTCCGCCCGATCGCGCAGCTCGACGGCGAGGCGGGGTTCGCCGAGGTCTTCTTCGACGACGTTTTCGTGCCCGACTCCGACGTGCTCGGCGCGCCCGGCGACGGGTGGCGGGTCGCGATGAGCACCGCGGGCAACGAGCGCGGACTCTCGCTGCGCTCGCCCGGCCGCTTCACGGCCGCCGCCGACAGGCTGCTCGACCTCTACGCCACCACCGCCGACGGTCCCGATCGCGAAGCCTCCACGACCGGAGTCGTCGACGCCTGGATCCGCGCCGAGGCCTACCGCCTCTACACGTGGGGCACCGTCTCCACGCTCGTCGACGGCGGCGACATCGGGCCCGCGGGCTCCGTGAACAAGGTCTGGTGGTCCGAGCTGGATGTCGCCCTCCACGAGACGGCGCTCGCGCTCCTCGGCGAGGCGGCCACCGAGGAGTCACGCTGGCTCGACGGCTATCTCTTCTCGCTGTCCGGCCCGATCTACGCGGGCACCAACGAGATCCAGCGCAACATCGTCGCCGAGCGCATCCTCGGCCTGCCCCGCGAGCCGAAGGGAGCCGGTCGATGA
- a CDS encoding FadD3 family acyl-CoA ligase, protein MAADTIPALLREAAERYGDKPAYVEGDTTLTFADLLARVRELAGRLVGHGLAPQERVVIWGPNSIEWVIAALATTYAGATLVPANSRYTAHEVADLVDRTAATTVLVHDGFLGKSQIADLRAASRLETVRAMGNLARLSLDHRGGERHVREVAADEVEARADAVLPDDVADILFTSGTTGRAKGAMSAHRQTIGVARAWAELGGVTADDRYLVVNPFFHSFGYKIGIVVGLLTGATLYPVATFDVDRTMELIERERITLLPGAPTIYQSLLTAPGRASRDLSSLRLAVTGAAVVPVVLIERMREELGIDQVVTAFGMTEAVVVTMCRDGDPAELVATTCGRAIPGMETRIGDGGELLVRGDYVMLGYLDDPEATAEAIDSDGWLHTGDIGELDEAGNLRITDRLKDMYISGGFNVYPAEVEQALMRLDGVDDVAVVGVPDERMGEVGKAFVVGTATADEVVAFAKERLANFKVPRHVEHIDVLPRNLSGKVLKTELRSGS, encoded by the coding sequence ATGGCTGCTGACACGATCCCTGCACTCTTGCGGGAGGCGGCGGAGAGGTACGGCGACAAGCCGGCCTACGTGGAGGGTGACACCACCCTGACCTTCGCCGACCTGCTCGCACGGGTGCGCGAGCTCGCCGGCCGGCTGGTCGGTCACGGACTCGCGCCGCAGGAGCGGGTGGTCATCTGGGGCCCCAACAGCATCGAGTGGGTGATCGCGGCGCTCGCGACGACGTACGCCGGCGCCACCCTGGTCCCGGCCAACTCGCGCTACACCGCTCACGAGGTCGCCGACCTGGTCGACCGCACCGCGGCGACCACCGTGCTGGTGCACGACGGCTTCCTCGGCAAGTCCCAGATCGCCGACCTGCGCGCCGCCAGCCGTCTCGAGACCGTGCGCGCGATGGGCAACCTCGCACGTCTCTCGTTGGACCACCGGGGAGGGGAGCGCCACGTCCGGGAGGTCGCGGCCGACGAGGTCGAGGCGCGCGCCGACGCGGTCCTGCCGGACGACGTCGCCGACATCCTCTTCACCTCCGGCACGACCGGACGCGCCAAGGGCGCGATGAGCGCCCACCGGCAGACGATCGGCGTGGCGCGGGCCTGGGCGGAGCTCGGCGGCGTGACCGCCGACGACCGCTACCTCGTGGTCAACCCGTTCTTCCACTCGTTCGGCTACAAGATCGGCATCGTGGTCGGCCTGCTGACCGGCGCGACGCTCTACCCGGTGGCGACGTTCGACGTCGACCGCACGATGGAGCTGATCGAGCGGGAGCGGATCACGCTGCTGCCCGGAGCGCCGACGATCTACCAGTCGCTGCTCACCGCTCCCGGCCGCGCCTCGCGCGACCTCTCCAGCCTCCGGCTCGCGGTGACCGGCGCGGCGGTCGTGCCGGTCGTCCTGATCGAGCGGATGCGTGAGGAGCTCGGCATCGACCAGGTCGTGACCGCGTTCGGCATGACCGAGGCCGTCGTCGTCACCATGTGCCGCGACGGGGACCCCGCCGAGCTGGTCGCGACGACCTGCGGCCGCGCGATCCCCGGGATGGAGACGCGCATCGGCGACGGCGGCGAGCTGCTGGTGCGCGGTGATTACGTGATGCTCGGCTACCTCGACGATCCCGAGGCCACCGCCGAGGCGATCGACTCCGACGGCTGGCTGCACACCGGCGACATCGGCGAGCTGGACGAGGCCGGCAACCTTCGGATCACCGACCGCCTCAAGGACATGTACATCTCAGGCGGCTTCAACGTCTATCCCGCCGAGGTCGAGCAGGCGCTGATGCGGCTCGACGGCGTCGACGACGTCGCGGTCGTCGGTGTGCCCGACGAGCGGATGGGCGAGGTGGGCAAGGCGTTCGTCGTCGGTACGGCGACCGCGGACGAGGTGGTCGCGTTCGCGAAGGAGCGGCTCGCCAACTTCAAGGTGCCGCGACACGTCGAGCACATCGACGTGCTGCCGCGGAACCTGTCCGGCAAGGTACTGAAGACGGAGCTGCGCAGTGGATCTTGA
- a CDS encoding acyl-CoA dehydrogenase family protein, translated as MDLTESAEDAAFRAEVRAWLEDNLAGEWGALRGLGGPGREHEAHDERHEWNRHLAAHGWTALGWPEEHGGRGLSLWQQVIFHEEYARADAPAGVNHLGETLLGPTLIAFGTPEQQQRFLPRIRAVDELWAQGYSEPGAGSDLAAVQTKARLDGGQWVIDGQKVWTSMAHVSDWCFVVARTETGSSRHHGLSFLLVPLRQNGEPAPGVEIRPIEQLTGGSEFNEVFFTGARTAADLVVGEPGRGWGVAMGLLGFERGVSTLGQTVGFTRELDGVVARARENGSIDDPLVRDRLAALKVELSAIRSFALRSLALVEGGQDSAAGGGAGSIFKLAWARWHRRLGEVAMDVAGAEGLLTRSASTPGDYDLDEHQRLFLFSRADTIYGGSDEIQLNILAERVLGLPREPKGA; from the coding sequence GTGGACCTGACCGAGAGCGCCGAGGACGCGGCCTTCCGTGCAGAGGTGCGCGCCTGGCTCGAGGACAACCTCGCCGGCGAGTGGGGCGCGTTGCGGGGGCTCGGCGGCCCCGGCCGCGAGCACGAGGCCCACGACGAGCGCCACGAGTGGAACCGCCACCTGGCGGCGCACGGATGGACCGCGCTCGGGTGGCCGGAGGAGCACGGCGGCCGCGGCCTGTCGCTGTGGCAGCAGGTGATCTTCCACGAGGAGTACGCACGCGCCGACGCACCGGCCGGCGTCAACCACCTCGGCGAGACGCTGCTCGGCCCGACCCTGATCGCGTTCGGCACGCCGGAGCAGCAACAGCGGTTCCTGCCGAGGATCAGGGCGGTCGACGAGCTGTGGGCGCAGGGCTACTCCGAGCCCGGCGCCGGATCCGACCTCGCGGCCGTGCAGACCAAGGCCAGGCTCGACGGTGGGCAATGGGTGATCGACGGCCAGAAGGTGTGGACGTCGATGGCGCACGTGTCCGACTGGTGCTTCGTGGTCGCGCGCACCGAGACCGGCTCGTCGCGGCACCACGGCCTGAGCTTCCTCCTCGTGCCGCTCCGGCAGAACGGCGAGCCCGCGCCCGGGGTGGAGATCCGCCCGATCGAGCAGCTGACCGGCGGGTCGGAGTTCAACGAGGTCTTCTTCACCGGGGCCCGCACCGCTGCGGACCTGGTGGTCGGCGAGCCCGGCCGGGGGTGGGGCGTCGCCATGGGCCTGCTCGGCTTCGAGCGCGGCGTCTCGACGCTGGGCCAGACCGTCGGCTTCACGCGCGAGCTCGACGGCGTGGTGGCCAGGGCGCGGGAGAACGGTTCGATCGACGACCCGCTCGTGCGCGACCGGCTCGCCGCGCTGAAGGTCGAGCTGTCCGCGATCCGCTCCTTCGCACTGCGGTCGCTCGCGCTCGTGGAGGGCGGCCAGGACTCGGCCGCCGGCGGGGGAGCGGGCTCGATCTTCAAGCTCGCCTGGGCGCGCTGGCACCGCCGGCTCGGCGAGGTCGCGATGGACGTCGCCGGTGCCGAGGGGCTGCTGACTCGGTCGGCCTCGACCCCCGGCGACTACGACCTCGACGAGCACCAGCGGCTCTTCCTCTTCTCGCGCGCCGACACGATCTACGGCGGCAGCGACGAGATCCAGCTCAACATCCTCGCCGAGCGCGTGCTCGGCCTGCCGCGCGAACCCAAGGGGGCCTGA
- a CDS encoding SDR family oxidoreductase yields the protein MTAVRPEQPMPDYLPGHDLLAGKVVVVTAAAGAGIGAAVVRRALEEGAKAVVFSDTHARRLAEAEELLAKEFGADRVRQLVCDVTDEAQVGALLDVADELGGVDVMINNAGLGGTSSILEMTDDEWNKVLDITLTGTMRCIRAVGQRFVAAGKQGVIVNNASVIGWRAQEGQAHYAAAKAGVMALTRCAALDLAPYGIRVNAVSPSLAMHPFLEKVTSPELLAELKQREAFGRAAAPWEVANVMVFLASGYSSYLTGEVVSVSSQHA from the coding sequence ATGACCGCCGTCCGTCCCGAGCAGCCCATGCCGGACTACCTCCCCGGCCACGACCTGCTGGCAGGAAAGGTGGTCGTCGTGACGGCCGCCGCCGGCGCCGGCATCGGCGCGGCCGTCGTCCGGCGTGCCCTGGAGGAGGGTGCGAAGGCGGTCGTCTTCAGCGACACCCACGCACGACGCCTGGCGGAGGCCGAGGAGCTTCTGGCCAAGGAGTTCGGCGCCGACCGGGTGCGGCAGCTGGTCTGCGACGTGACCGACGAGGCGCAGGTGGGCGCCCTGCTCGACGTGGCCGACGAGCTCGGCGGTGTCGACGTCATGATCAACAACGCCGGGCTGGGCGGCACCTCGAGCATCCTGGAGATGACCGACGACGAGTGGAACAAGGTCCTCGACATCACGTTGACCGGCACCATGCGGTGCATCCGCGCCGTCGGCCAGCGGTTCGTCGCGGCCGGCAAGCAGGGCGTGATCGTCAACAACGCCTCCGTCATCGGCTGGCGCGCGCAGGAGGGGCAGGCGCACTACGCCGCGGCGAAGGCCGGCGTCATGGCGCTCACCCGCTGCGCCGCGCTCGACCTGGCGCCGTACGGCATCCGGGTCAACGCGGTCTCGCCCAGCCTGGCGATGCACCCGTTCTTGGAGAAGGTCACCTCGCCCGAGCTGCTCGCCGAGCTCAAGCAGCGCGAGGCGTTCGGCCGGGCGGCGGCGCCGTGGGAGGTCGCGAACGTGATGGTGTTCCTCGCGAGCGGGTACTCGTCGTACCTGACCGGCGAGGTCGTCTCGGTGAGCAGCCAGCATGCCTGA
- a CDS encoding TetR/AcrR family transcriptional regulator, whose translation MPEPTTVEARTRRTELLAIAAQLFADKGFRNTTVRDIADAAGILSGSLYHHFDSKESMVDEILSTFQEELFGQYDAILASDDDARTKLERAVRVSFEAIENHPHEVAIYQNDADFLGTFDRFGYLKDRNAQSRQVWVTLIEEGVRTGVLRDDLDVTLTYRFIRDTVWVAVRWYRPGRGLSHTDIADQYVRILLDGISA comes from the coding sequence ATGCCTGAGCCGACCACCGTCGAGGCGCGCACCCGGCGCACCGAGCTGCTCGCGATCGCCGCGCAGCTCTTCGCCGACAAGGGCTTCCGCAACACGACCGTGCGCGACATCGCGGACGCTGCGGGCATCCTGTCCGGCTCGCTCTACCACCACTTCGACTCCAAGGAATCCATGGTCGACGAGATCCTCTCGACCTTCCAGGAGGAGCTCTTCGGCCAGTACGACGCGATCCTCGCCAGCGACGACGACGCGCGGACCAAGCTCGAGCGCGCCGTCCGGGTCTCGTTCGAGGCGATCGAGAACCACCCGCACGAGGTCGCGATCTACCAGAACGACGCCGACTTCCTCGGCACGTTCGACCGCTTCGGCTATCTCAAGGACCGCAACGCGCAGTCCCGCCAGGTGTGGGTCACGCTGATCGAGGAGGGCGTCCGGACCGGCGTCCTCCGCGACGACCTCGACGTGACCCTGACCTACCGCTTCATCCGCGACACGGTGTGGGTCGCCGTCCGGTGGTACCGCCCCGGGCGAGGGCTCAGCCACACCGACATCGCCGACCAGTACGTCCGCATCCTCCTCGACGGGATATCTGCATGA
- a CDS encoding acetyl-CoA C-acetyltransferase has protein sequence MKHLDPRAAYIVDAVRTPVGKRGGALAGVHSADLAAHTISALVDRTGIDPGAVDDVILGCCDTIGSQAGDVARTAWLVAGLPDHVPGVTIDRQCGSSQQAVHFAAQGVMSGTQDLVVAGGVQNMSAIPISAAMVVGQQYGFTTPFAESPGWLKRYGDQEVSQFRSAEMIAEKWDLSREEMEEFALASHQRAKAAIAEGRFDREIVPFALEDGTVFGTDQCPRETSLEKMAGLEPLAPGGRITAGVASQICDASSALLVASARAVEEHGLTPRARIVHLSVRGDDPVWMLTGPINATKHALDRAGMTIDDIDLFECNEAFAPVVLAWMKETGAPHEKVNVNGGGIALGHPIGATGTRLMTTLLNELERTGGRFGLQTMCEGGGQANVTIIERLG, from the coding sequence ATGAAACACCTCGACCCGCGCGCCGCCTACATCGTCGACGCGGTCCGCACCCCGGTCGGCAAGCGCGGTGGCGCCCTCGCCGGCGTCCACTCCGCCGACCTCGCCGCTCACACGATCTCCGCGCTGGTCGATCGCACGGGCATCGACCCGGGCGCGGTCGACGACGTCATCCTCGGGTGCTGCGACACGATCGGCTCGCAGGCCGGCGACGTCGCGCGTACGGCGTGGCTCGTCGCGGGACTGCCGGACCACGTGCCCGGCGTGACCATCGACCGCCAGTGCGGGTCGTCGCAGCAGGCGGTGCACTTCGCCGCACAGGGAGTGATGTCCGGGACCCAGGACCTGGTCGTGGCCGGCGGCGTGCAGAACATGAGCGCCATCCCGATCTCGGCCGCGATGGTCGTCGGCCAGCAGTACGGCTTCACGACGCCGTTCGCGGAGTCTCCCGGCTGGCTGAAGAGGTACGGCGACCAGGAGGTCTCACAATTCCGCTCGGCCGAGATGATCGCCGAGAAGTGGGACCTCTCCCGGGAAGAGATGGAGGAGTTCGCCCTCGCGTCGCACCAGCGCGCGAAGGCCGCCATCGCGGAGGGGCGGTTCGACCGCGAGATCGTGCCGTTCGCGCTCGAGGACGGCACCGTGTTCGGGACCGACCAGTGCCCGCGGGAGACCTCGCTGGAGAAGATGGCGGGGCTCGAGCCGCTGGCGCCGGGCGGGCGCATCACCGCGGGCGTCGCCTCCCAGATCTGTGACGCGTCATCCGCGCTGCTCGTCGCGTCGGCCCGCGCCGTGGAGGAGCACGGCCTCACGCCGCGGGCGCGGATCGTGCACCTGTCGGTGCGCGGCGACGACCCGGTCTGGATGCTCACCGGCCCCATCAACGCGACCAAGCACGCCCTGGACAGGGCCGGGATGACGATCGACGACATCGATCTCTTCGAGTGCAACGAGGCGTTCGCGCCGGTCGTGCTCGCGTGGATGAAGGAGACCGGCGCTCCGCACGAGAAGGTCAACGTCAACGGCGGCGGCATCGCGCTGGGTCACCCGATCGGCGCCACCGGCACCCGGCTGATGACCACCCTGCTCAACGAGCTCGAGCGCACCGGGGGTCGCTTCGGCCTCCAGACGATGTGCGAGGGCGGCGGCCAGGCCAACGTCACCATCATCGAGCGGCTCGGCTGA